The Paracholeplasma brassicae genome contains a region encoding:
- the tyrS gene encoding tyrosine--tRNA ligase, giving the protein MTLYDELVWRGFVKDVSNEEKAKQLLNEDKVKFYCGFDPTGQSLTVGHLVQIVRIMLIAKYGHHPVVLIGGATGLIGDPRQTSERKLLTLEQSLENAEKIKKQIGRFQKEATFVNNNDWISKIDMISFLRDYGKNFNINYMLSKETVQARLETGISYTEFSYMIIQAIDWLHLYQTIDCKIQFGGSDQWGNITTGLELIRKTVGDKHDAVAMSSPLLLKSDGTKFGKSESGALWLDETLTSPYELYQYFLNTADDDVANYLKMLTLLDKEEIELLIQSSIEKPEERLAQKRLASEVTKLVHGEEQLKQAINVSNSLFSGEFGSLTIDEFKMAQKGLDSIEKDEINILDALIELKLAQSKREAREFVKNGAVLINDEKITDFDFVLSKNIGYYNTYAVVRRGKKKFALVVFK; this is encoded by the coding sequence ATGACATTATATGATGAATTAGTTTGGCGTGGTTTTGTTAAAGACGTTTCAAACGAAGAAAAAGCAAAACAATTATTAAATGAAGATAAGGTGAAGTTTTATTGTGGGTTTGACCCAACCGGTCAATCATTAACTGTGGGTCACTTGGTTCAAATTGTTAGAATCATGTTGATTGCTAAATATGGCCATCACCCAGTGGTATTAATCGGCGGGGCAACCGGCCTAATCGGTGACCCGAGACAAACCTCTGAGCGTAAATTATTAACCCTTGAACAATCACTTGAAAATGCGGAAAAAATCAAAAAGCAAATTGGTCGTTTTCAAAAAGAGGCAACGTTTGTCAATAACAATGATTGGATTTCGAAGATTGACATGATTTCGTTTTTAAGAGATTATGGAAAGAACTTTAACATCAACTACATGCTTTCGAAAGAAACCGTTCAAGCAAGACTTGAAACAGGCATTTCCTACACTGAGTTTTCTTACATGATTATCCAAGCCATAGACTGGCTTCACTTGTATCAAACGATCGATTGTAAGATTCAATTTGGTGGCTCAGACCAATGGGGTAATATCACGACTGGTCTTGAATTAATCAGGAAAACCGTCGGAGACAAACATGATGCGGTCGCAATGAGTTCACCATTGTTGCTTAAGTCTGATGGCACAAAATTCGGTAAAAGCGAATCTGGTGCGCTTTGGTTAGATGAAACATTAACCTCTCCATACGAACTCTACCAATACTTCTTAAATACAGCGGATGATGATGTCGCAAATTACTTAAAAATGTTGACGTTATTAGACAAAGAAGAAATAGAATTATTAATCCAATCATCAATTGAAAAACCAGAAGAACGACTGGCTCAAAAACGACTGGCTTCTGAGGTAACAAAATTGGTGCACGGGGAAGAACAATTAAAACAGGCAATCAATGTCTCAAATTCACTTTTTAGCGGTGAATTCGGCAGTTTAACTATTGATGAGTTTAAAATGGCTCAAAAAGGGCTAGATAGTATTGAAAAAGATGAAATCAATATTCTAGACGCATTAATCGAATTAAAACTCGCACAGTCAAAACGTGAAGCAAGAGAATTTGTCAAAAACGGTGCAGTTTTAATTAATGACGAAAAGATTACCGATTTTGATTTTGTATTATCTAAGAATATAGGGTATTATAATACATATGCAGTAGTTAGAAGAGGCAAGAAAAAGTTCGCTTTAGTCGTCTTCAAATAG